The nucleotide window tgccGCACCCtgtgatagtaaaatattattactactaGTATTAAAATGGGTGATCATTTACCAGCATGTGTTATCGACGTGGGTACTGGCTATACAAAATTGGGGTTCGCCGGTAATAAAGAACCACAGTTTATCATTCCGTCAGCCATAGCGATAAAAGAAACTGCTAAAGTTGGTGACCAAAGTACTAGGCGTATGACTAAGGCGGTAGAGGATTTGGATTTCTTTATTGGTGACGAAGCCTTTGAAGCCACAGGCTATTCCGTTAAATATCCGGTCCGTCATGGTCTTGTGGAGGATTGGGATCTAATGGAAAGGTATATCGAGCAATGTATTTTCAAGTATTTGCGTGCAGAACCTGAAGACCATCACTTTTTAATTACTGAACCACCGTTAAACACTCCCGAAAACAGAGAATATTTAGCTGAGATAATGTTTGAGTCATTCAATGTGCCAGGTTTGTACATAGCTGTGCAAGCTGTGCTTGCCCTTGCTGCGTCGTGGAAATCGCGTACATCAGCCGGACGTACTTTTACAGGAATTGTAGTTGACAGTGGTGATGGTGTAACTCATATTGTGCCTGTAGCTGAAGGATATGTTATTGGGTCATGTATCAAACACATTCCTATTGCGGGTAGAAATATCACCTCATTTATTCAATCACTTCTAAGAGAACGTGAAGTAGGTATTCCACCAGAACAAAGCTTAGAGACAGCGAAGGCAATCAAAGAAAGGTACAGCTATATCTGTCCTGACATTGCTAAAGAGTTTGCAAAATATGATTCTGATCCTGCTAAATGGATGAAAAAGTATACAGGTATAAACGCTATCACAAAGAATCCATTCTCAGTGGATGTTGGATATGAAAGATTCTTAGGACCTGAAATTTTCTTCCATCCTGAGTTTTCCAATGCTGATTTTACTGTGCCTCTAAATGAGATGGTAGATGAAGTTATTCAGAGCTGTCCCATTGATGTACGGAGAGGTTTATATggaaatattgttttatctgGAGGTTCTACAATGTTTAGGGATTTTGGAAGAAGACTCCAACGAGATATTAAAAGAACTGTTGATGCTCGTTTGAAATTATCGACAATGCTCTCAGAAGGACGCATCACACCTAAACCTATTGATGTCCAAGTTATATCACACAACATGCAACGTTATGCAGTATGGTTTGGTGGCAGTATGTTAGGCTCAACTCCTGAATTTTATCAAGTGTGCCACAGTAAACAAGCATACATGGAGTACGGCCCAAGCATTTGCAGGCATAATCCAGTTTTTGGAACCATGACATAAATATGTTAGTATTGTCAGTAttgaaagtaaattaattatgaattattaattttataaaattattattttcactagatttacatacattttataagcATAAATATGAACAATAAAACTGCACATCATTTGATTGTATTCaagtttttaatagttttgtcgttatttttattttattattaatagataactattatttcaatattattttagctGGACGTGGAAAATTAATAAGCATTTAATGTATTGCATTCCAGCTTTTTACCAAATATAGACTTTGaaatataaactgttttattttgtgccgttgtattttgtttgttaacaaGAAAATCCATTAGGTTACACTCAGTGGTAGCACGAGACCTAAATTTAATGGTACAAATACAATTCTCCTTGCTGCACTGTCCTGCTATAGAAGAATGGTTTATAACCCTTTACAACcgaagaaaataatttacttagcTTTTTTTGAAATTCACATGACTATTTCATGGGCGtctaaatattatgtaaaaaatatttaaaaaaatcctgaaGTCTCTGGTTTCCTGAAAACTTACCCTCACGAGCGTGGGGCTTAGGAGATGGCTCGAGATGTGAGTTTTGTCTAGTTTgtggatatatttttatattatctaaaggaaaattaaattaattgaacagtctttataatcatttattgacgatattaataatgagtaatttttatacatttggtTGAATGTTTTTGACAAAACAATCAACAATCTtattagaaaactaaaatatttctttcttacttaggttattaatcttttttagtaaaaaacttataaaaattggttgtcAAAGCACAGTTTTTCAACAATACTGGCCTTGGTCAATTTTTTCTACTTGACGAAGTTTGCTTCGACCAGTAAAAGGTATCATTTGCTCATCTTTTGAGTAGTAGCTGGGTGCTCTCCAATCGGTTACACGGTTCTTTGACCTTTTCTAGGGTTGGTTGCACCTTCTACAGAGCATTGCTTTTTTCAGCTTCTGTTGGCGTGTCGCTGTCGACAACGTGAAGTGTATTACGTAGAGTTAGAAACCTGTCTCTGGTCATGGTGTCGCTGACCAATGCCAGTTTCAGTCAAGTTTTCCAGTACTTACATAGATAGTTTTTGATAGGGAATACGGCCCATGATTAGTTGAAGAACAAAGAGTTTCACTATTTCCAATCTGGTAGTTTTGAATTCAATGCAGGGTTTGCAATGGTATAGATTCGTGTACCTAGCAACTTTTTCCAGGAGTGAATCATCAAAGTAGTCACGGAAATAATCAATCGGAGATTTGCGGATCGGCGAACTTGATTTATCATAAACAGAGTGTAATCATGAGCTTTATCTGTATATACAGTTTCTACTCACACTCTCTCACCTGTCTCTCTTCTTCCTTTAGCCTGTCCTCTTCCTCTAGCCTGTCTTCTTCCCGTAACCTGCCCTCTATCTCTTGCACTAGCCAGTCctctatatatttttctacctGATTTGCCTCTACAGGATCCCCTGCTTCTGGATATTGTTAGTATAAGTGGTGGTGCCTCATCCACTTAAGAGGACTCATCGCCAGAACCAGATCCACTCTCTTCTAGATGGTCTTAGACTCTCGCCATAATATCTTCCTCATCATCGGCAAATTCCTCAATTTCCGAGTCATTTCCATCTGCTAATATTTGCGCTACTCGATCATCCCTTAGGGGTGTTcctaaaaattaagataaagcCCTTGTAAAACGATCATAAATACAGGAAAATCCTGTTAATGtacaaaaaagttatgaatATCCATTCAGTACATAACACCTAACCTACACGATTGTGCGTCTTTGATTTTGAGTCACAATATATGCCTAAGTAAGCGTGCTAGGTACAAATTAGatacatataggtataaaacaacacttatttaagtaaatcacacaaatgaaactataaaaattggaataattttatagaaaatatattacttacctGGGCGAGTTCGCGCGCCAAAAAAGGCAGCCATCCTTCACTGTGGTTACGGGCGACTAACGGGTTCAAATATGATCACAAGAGGTCCGCGCGAGTTTTTTCTAAGAAAAGTATAGTCTCACGATCTATCGAGGCCGGTTGCGTCTCGAAAAATCAATTTGCGTACGTGCCAGAATTTTTGAAAATCAAGTCTCACTATCATATCAAGTCGGGTGTAAagggataaaataaaaaacacttgAAATTGATATAAGCTTTCATGCGCCGAAgagtaataaacttaaaaaattattatcttaattttttcgcaaacaagtaaacaaaagtaaagCCTGACTGACAGTAAGCGGATATCATAGCCTGTAGACACCAGCAACACAGGAGCATCACAAGTGTGTTTCCGATCCTACTCAGGAACTTGTTTCCTTACAAGAGCAACAGTCCTACTTAAGTACAAAATCattaattggttttttttttaatggtaatgtaggtacttacctaGTCTGAATGCTCTAGATTTTTAGCACAATATGTCCTGCTGTATACTAcctcaatatataataatatgtataataggtataataaattgttacatttttgaataatctttatacatttataataaaatggtaggaaagtcaaaactgtacattgaatatttttttaaaataatacttggggtgtgatctacaatcgataccgaagccaaaaatatagtttttagaatttttttctgtttgtctctttgtctgtttgtctgtatgtatgtccgggataaactcaaaaagtactgcatggatttacttcaaatttggcacgaatattattaagaagtcgggtcaacatataggctacatattatcacgctatcacctacggggaacgagcagtgaacctttatttcctcaacgcattctgtaacaacgtgtaatctaacgacgcatatttgaatgttgttgttattatgttaataaccatgctatataagctagcttcacactataaaaatcacgcaatataagtaactaaatcgataaacataattaaatgaatataagtagataaGACAAtattaaagcagcgccatctatgagatttttctgtagatatgagatgtaaagaagaaacgggtaaatgaatgttttaaaaggtataatcgtaggtatttttggtgctgtatagcgttcacacAGACGTCGCACTATGGGAAAATCGCGTATGTTTCGTCTCAAAACTCCGTATCTCAGTTGTTTCAAAACTAAATGAGCTGTAATTTTGCACCCATATACTTTTATGTAcaaagtttaatataaataattttgattttgaaaattctatttattaattaatttaagaaataaaacctaaaaaaaatacatgcatTCATAtcatattcattcattcatattgaaaaataaacaaaatttgtcttttttttgtaatttcaccGTTCATAACCTTAACCATTACCATTACCAAGAAACATTGACGCGTCCGTGAAACAGAAAGtacatagctctgaaaagagctattttaatgttcgtgaaacaagattgttagctctgaaaagaactgtttgaGGATAGCACAGCACACCATGCAAGCAGATGCACCAGCAATCACATGCACAGAAGTCATCAAGCTAACTTGCACGTATTCTTCATGCATATCTTCACGAAGTACAATCGCGCCGCCGCCGAGTAAAGTACACGTCAGACATCTGTTCACCGCGCCGATCGCGGCCGAAAAGAGCGAGCCACGGGAACGTATGTTCTAtttataacacgtggttcaataagtcccgagactaagtactaaaaaaagatcttttttataaaattaatttttattcatcaacatagtctcctccaagagcgatacagtccctccaacgcttttctaacttttctatcccatgtgtgtagaacgatttgtctttggcttcaaaataagcctccgttgctgcgataacttcactatttgagtcaaatttcttaccctgaagcatttttttgaggtctgcaaacagccagtaatcgctgggggccaagtcttgcaaataagggggatgaggaagcaattcgaaggccaattcgttaattttggccatcgttctcacggacttgtgacaaggcgcgttgtcctggtgaaacaccattttctttttgttcatgtgaggccgtttatccgcaatttcgtacttcaatcgctccaataagcacatgtaatagtcactatttatattttgccccttttcaaggtagtcgatgaaaagtattccatgcgcatcccaaaatatagacgccataaccttacc belongs to Melitaea cinxia chromosome 17, ilMelCinx1.1, whole genome shotgun sequence and includes:
- the LOC123661522 gene encoding actin-related protein 3, with amino-acid sequence MGDHLPACVIDVGTGYTKLGFAGNKEPQFIIPSAIAIKETAKVGDQSTRRMTKAVEDLDFFIGDEAFEATGYSVKYPVRHGLVEDWDLMERYIEQCIFKYLRAEPEDHHFLITEPPLNTPENREYLAEIMFESFNVPGLYIAVQAVLALAASWKSRTSAGRTFTGIVVDSGDGVTHIVPVAEGYVIGSCIKHIPIAGRNITSFIQSLLREREVGIPPEQSLETAKAIKERYSYICPDIAKEFAKYDSDPAKWMKKYTGINAITKNPFSVDVGYERFLGPEIFFHPEFSNADFTVPLNEMVDEVIQSCPIDVRRGLYGNIVLSGGSTMFRDFGRRLQRDIKRTVDARLKLSTMLSEGRITPKPIDVQVISHNMQRYAVWFGGSMLGSTPEFYQVCHSKQAYMEYGPSICRHNPVFGTMT